A region of the Pseudomonas asiatica genome:
GTTACAGAGCCTGGAGGCTGACCGTAGCGATGCCACGGGTCATGCGCTGCGCACCAACCAGGGGGTGCGCATCGCCGACAACCAGAACACGCTGAAGGCCGGAGATCGAGGCCCCTCGCTTCTCGAAGATTTCATCATGCGCGAGAAGATCACGCACTTTGACCACGAACGCATCCCTGAGCGCATCGTGCATGCGCGAGGGACGGGGGCGCATGGCTATTTCCAGAGCTATGGCAACCACGCCGAACTGACCAAGGCGGGCTTCCTGCAGGACCCGGAGAAAATCACGCCCGTGTTCGTGCGATTTTCCACGGTACAGGGCCCGCGTGGCTCAGCCGACACCGTGCGTGACGTGAGGGGCTTTGCGGTCAAGTTCTACACCGATGAAGGCAACTTCGACCTGGTGGGCAACAACATGCCGGTGTTTTTCATCCAGGATGCGATCAAATTCCCGGATTTCGTCCACGCCGTAAAGCCAGAGCCGCACAACGAGATCCCGACCGGCGCTTCGGCCCATGACACCTTTTGGGATTTCGTCTCGCTGGTACCGGAGTCGGCCCATATGGTCATGTGGGCGATGTCGGACCGTGCTATCCCGCGCAGCTTGCGGATGATGGAAGGTTTCGGGGTGCATACCTTCCGCCTGATCAACGCCCAGGGCGTAGCCAGTTTCGTCAAATTCCACTGGAAGCCGCGCCAGGGTGTGCACTCCTTGCTATGGGACGAAGCGCAGAAGCTGGCAGGCAAGGACGCTGATTTCCAGCGTCGCGACTTGTGGGAGGCTATCGAGACGGGCGATTACCCTGAATGGGAATTGGGTGTGCAGATTGTGCCGGAAGCTGACGAGCACAAATTTGATTTCGACCTGCTGGACCCGACCAAGATAATCCCGGAAGAACTGGTGCCGGTCACACCTTTGGGCAAGATGATCCTGAATCGCAACCCGGACAACTTCTTTGCTGAAGTGGAACAGGTGGCGTTCTGCCCGGGTCATATCGTGCCTGGTATCGACTTTACCAACGACCCCTTGCTGCAGGGGCGGCTGTTCTCCTACACCGACACGCAGCTTAGCCGCCTGGGCGGGCCCAACTTCCACCAGATACCGGTCAACCGCCCCGTCGCGCCCAACCATAACAACCAGCGCGACGCCTTGCATCAGCATGTGGTTCACAAAGGTCGCGCATCCTACGAGCCCAATTCCATCGACGGTGGCTGGCCGAAGGAAACGCCACCAGCCGCGCAGGATGGCGGCTTCGAGAGCTACCAGGAGCGTATCGATGCACACAAGATCCGCCAACGCAGCGATTCGTTCGGCGACCATTTTTCGCAGGCGCGGTTGTTCTTCCAGAGCATGAGCCCGACCGAGCAGCAGCACATCATCAAGGCTTACAGCTTTGAACTGGGCAAGGTGGAGCGGGAGACGATCCGTGCTCGGGAAGTGAATGAGATTCTCGCCAATATCGACCTGAAGCTGGCGGCTGCGGTTGCTGCCAACCTCGGTTTGCCTGCTCCGAGCGCGGGCACTGTTCAAGTGAAGGGAAGCCAGCTTGCGCAGTCGCCTGCCCTGAGCCAGATGAACCACCCGGGTTCGGTTGGCATCAAGGGGCGCAAGATTGCCGTGCTGGTAGCAGATGGCGTAGACGCTGCCAGCGTGGACAAGTTGGTCAAGGCCCTGGAAGCACAGAGTGCCCGGCCATTGCTCCTGGGGCCGACCTCAGCACCGGTGAAGGCTGCGGACGGCAAGCAACTGCCGGTGGATGCTTCCATGGAGGGGATGCCATCGATCATGTTCGACGGAATTGTCGTGCCGGGTGGCAAGGCTTCGACCGATGCGCTGGCGACCAGCGGGTTGGCCAAGCATTTCCTGCTGGAGGGCTACAAGCACCTGAAGGCGATTGTGTTGACCAAAGAGCTTTTGGGCAGCTTGGGGCTGAAAGAAGACAAGGGGTTGCTGCTGGGGGATGAGCAGAAGACCGTGGATGCCTTCGTCAAAGCGGTAGAAGGGCATCGGGTGTGGGAGCGGGAGGCGGCTGCGGAGGCTGTGCCTGCCTAAGGGGCTGCTTTGCAGCCCATCGCGACACAAGGCCGCTCCTACAGGAGATCGCATTCCCTTGTAGGAGCGGCCTTGTGTCGCGAAAGGGGCGCGCAGCGCCCCCAGATTCTTAACGCTGATGCGGAACCAGGACCACCTGCGCCGGCAGCGACCGCTGAATCTCGTGCTTCTGCTTCAGCTCGAACCCGCTGTCGATCTTGCGCACGCGCTTCTCCAGCAAGGTCTTCAGCCAAGGCGCATCCTCGGTGCGCGGCACCTGGAACACCACGTCGCACTGGTAGCTCACCACATCGGCGGCAATGTCATCCAGCTGGCGACGCATGGCGCGGCTGTCGGTAGTCTTCAAGGCCACGACGGTGCTCGGTGCAGCCGGGTCGATGATGCGCGCCTTGGGCTTGGCCTCGGCCGCTTTCAACGCCGCTTCAGCCTTCTCCAGCTCGGCTTTGCGCGCCTGGGTCACGGTATCGCCACCAGTCACTGCCGGGGCCTGCGGCATCAGCGCGCGGGCACGGGCCAAGGCGGTGGCGGCAGCGTTCACATCACCCTTCTGCAGGAAGATCTGGCTGCGTTGCAGGTAGGCTTCGGCAAGCTGGCGCTGGTATTGCTCCAGGCGCGCGTCGTCCGGCGCCTGGGCCTGCAGGGCTGCCAGCTGGTCTTCGGCGGTGGCCAGCTCGTTGCTGGCGATGTTCTGTTGCAACTGCTGCCAGGCATCGGCTTGGGCAGGTGCGGTGGCCTGTTCGACCGGCGCGCTGGAACACGCAGCCAGGAACAGGGAAAACGCGGCAACAAGCAGATAACGGGAGGCGAACGGCTTCATTCCTGCGACTCTCTATTTGCGCAAAAAGCGAGCAAGTCTACACCCAGGTGCGCACGCTCGAAAACAAGTCTTACAGACCCTTTACGTGCGAAAAGGTTGCAGGGCGCGCCTTCATGCGCCCTGTTTTTCAGCGTTTTGGCAGGGCCAGGCTCAGCAAGAATAGCACCGCCGCGCAGACCACGATCGACGGGCCGGCGGGGGTGTCCTTGAACCAGGACATGGCCAGGCCACCGCATACCGCGGTCACGCCGAGCAGGCTGGCGCCCAGGGCCATCTGCTCGGGAGAGCGGGCGTGACGTTGCGCCGCAGCGGCAGGAATGATCAGCAGCGAGGTGATCAGCAGCACGCCGACGATCTTCATGGCCACGGCAATCACCACCGCGATCAGCAGCATCAGCGCCATGCGCAGCCCGGCCACCGGCAGGCCTTCGACCATGGCCAGCTCTTCGTGCACGGTGACTGCCAGCAACGGCCGCCACAGCGCAGCGAGCAGCAGCAACACCAGCGCGCTGCCGCCGAGGATCCAGGCCAGGTCGGTGGTGCTGATGGCCAGCAGGTCGCCGAACAGGTAGGCCATCAGGTCGATGCGTACATCATGCATGAAGCTCAGCACCACCAGGCCCAGCGACAATGTGCTGGGGGCGAGTATGCCGAGCAGGGTATCGGAGGCCAGCGGTTGGCGTTGCTGCAAGGTCACCAGCAAGATCGCCAGCAACAGGCAGCCCACGGTTACCGCCAGCGCCGGGCTGACGTCCAGGGCAAAGCCCAGGGCCACGCCGAGCAGGGCGGCGTGGGACAGGGTGTCGCCAAAATAGGCCATGCGCCGCCACACCACGAAGGATCCCAGTGGGCCGGCCACCAGCGCCAGGGACAAACCGGCAAGCAGGGCGTAGAGAAGAAAATCAGCCATGCTTGCAGTGCGCTCCGTGAACATGGGTGCCAGGGGCGACCACCGAGCCGTGCAGGTCGTGGCTGTGGTCGTGATGGTGGTGGTAGATGGCCAGGCTGGGTGCGGCGGTCTGGCCGAACAGCTCGACGAACGCCGGGTCGCCGCTGACCTGCTCGGGGTGGCCCGAGCAGCACACGTGGCGGTTCAGGCACACCACCTGGTCGGTGGCGCTCATCACCAGGTGCAAGTCGTGGGAAACCATCAGCACGCCGCAGCCGTGGCGGTCACGCAGGCGGGTAATGAGGTTGTACAGCTCGGTCTGGCCGACCACGTCTACGCCCTGCACCGGCTCGTCGAGCACCAGTAGCTGGGGTTCGCGCAGCAGGGCACGGGCCAGCAGCACGCGCTGCATCTCGCCGCCGGAAATGGTCTGGATCGGGCTGTCGATGACCTGCTCGGCACCCACTTCCTGCAACGCCGACAAGGCTGCCGCGCGGTCTACACCGGGCACCAGGCGCAGGAAGCGCAACACCGACAGCGGCAGCGTGGCATCGACCTGGATCTTTTGCGGCATGTAGCCAATGCGCAGTTTCGGCTTGCGCCATACCTTGCCGCGGTGCGGCTTGAGCAGGCCGAGCACGGCGCGCACCAGGGTGGTCTTGCCCGCGCCGTTCGGGCCGATCAGGGTGACGATCTGGCCAGGTGCGACCGACAGGTCGATGCTGTCGAGCACCGCCTCGCCACCGAAGGTGACGCCGACCTGCTCCAGGCGGATCAGTGCATCGCTCATGCCGCGCTCCGGCAATTGCTGCACAGACCGACCACTTCCACCGTCTGGGTCTCGACCGTGAAGCCCACGCCCTTGGCGCTGCTGATGATGGCGTCGCTGATACTGTCCTGTTCCAGTTCGATGGCCACATGGCAGGCCCGGCAGATCAGGAACTGCCCCTGGTGCAGGTGTTCCGGGTGGCTGCAGCCGATGAAGGCGTTGAGCGAGGCGATGCGGTGCACCAGGCCGTTTTCCAGCAGGAAGTCCAGCGCACGGTACACCGTGGGGGGCGCGGCGCGGCGGCCGTCCTGCTCACTGAGCACGGCGAGGATATCGTAGGCGCCCAGCGGCTTGTGGCTTTGCCACACCAGTTCCAGCACTCGACGGCGCAGCGCGGTCAGGCGCAGGCCCTGGCGGGTGCACAAGGCGTCGGCTTCAGCCAGTGCGCTGTGTACGCAATGGGAATGATCGTGAGGACGGTTGGCCAGCGGCGTGATGGACATGGGCAGCGACGGTTCTGGATGGAGACGTTATTATGTTACCTGTTTCTGACGACTCGAGTATTCACCGTGTCCCGATTCCTAGTCCTTTTTGTCGCTTTCATCGCATTTTCCGCCCAGGCCGACGTGCGCGTGCTGACCAGTATCAAACCGCTGCAGCAGATTGCCGCCGCCGTGCAGGATGGTGTTGGCAACCCCGAGGTATTGCTGCCGCCGGGTGCGTCGCCGCACCACTACGCGTTGCGCCCGTCCGACGTACGGCGGGTGGGCGATGCCGACCTGCTGTACTGGATCGGCCCGGACATGGAGGGCTTCCTGCCGCGGGTACTGGGCAATCGCAGCAAGGCCACGGTGGCCGTGCAGGCGCTACCGGGCATGAAGCTGCGGCATTTTGGCGAGGACAGCCATTCCCACGAGGAAGAAGACCACGACGACCATGATCATGACCACCGCCCGGGCAGCCTGGACGCGCACTTGTGGCTATCGTCGGTCAACGCGCGGGTGATTGCAGCGAAAATGGCGGCTGACCTGGCGCAGATCGATCCGGCCAATGCGGCGCGCTACCAGAGCAACCTCAAGACCTTCGACGAACGCCTGGACGCACTGGATGGACGGATCAAGGCGCGGGTGGCCGGGATTGCCGGCAAGCCTTACTTCGTGTTCCACGAAGCGTTCGACTACTTCGAGGCCGAGTATGGCCTGAAGCACACCGGAGTGTTCAGCGTGGCGTCCGAGGTGCAGCCGGGTGCGCAGCACGTGGCAGCCATGCGCAAGCGCCTGCAGGAAGTGGGCAAGACCTGTGTGTTCAGCGAACCGCCGCTGCGGCCGCGGCTGGCCGAGACCTTGACCGCCGGGCTGCCGGTGCGCCTGGCCGAGCTGGATGCCCTGGGCGGTACCGACCCGGTGGATGGCAAGGGCTATGAGCGCTTGCTGGAGAAGCTGGGTGGCGACCTGGTTGGGTGCCTGGAGCAGTTGTAAGCCTGGACCGGCCTCTTCGCGGGTAAACCCGCTCCCACAGGGATAGCGCCAGCCTCACGCCTGTGTGGGAGCGGGTTTACCCGCGAAGAAGCAGACACGCTCTAGAGGGCGAACGGCAGGTGCAAAGCCACCTGCTGACGCTGCGCCAAACGCACTTCGAACTCGCTCGGGTCGTGGATCATCACATCCATCCCGGCAAACGATTCCGCTGCAATCAGGCGCGACAGCCAGAAGCGCACGCAGCCTACCCGCAACATCTCCGGCCACAGCTCGGCTTCGGCCGCGGTGAACGGCCGCAGCGCCGCATAGGCCGCCAGCAATGCCTGGGCGCGTGGCACATCGATCGCGCCGTGTTCATCCAGGCACCAGTCGTTCACGGTGATGGCGATGTCATACAGCATCGGCCCGGAACAGGCGTTGTAGAAGTCGATCACACCGGTCAGGTGGGTGCCTTCGAACATCACGTTGTCGCGGAACAGGTCGGCGTGCAGGTTGGCCCGTGGCAGGGCCAGGATCTGTGCCTTGTGCGCGCTGATTTCATCCAGCGCCGGCTGCAGCAGCGCGGCTTGCTCGGCGGTAAGGCGCGGCAGCAGCTCGGCACCCGAGGCCAGCATCCAGTCCAGGCCGCGGTCGGTGCGGCGCTCGATGATGTGCTCGCGGGTAGCCAGGTGAATGTGCGCCAGCAGCTCGCCGACCTGGGCGCAGTGCTGGGCGTTCGGTGCCTTGATGTGCTTGCCCGACAGCCGTGGCTGCAGCAGCGCCGGCTTGCCGCACAGCTCGCGCAGGCCATTGCCGTCGCGGTCGCGTATGGCATAGGGCACCGGCATGTCGGCTGCGTGCAAAGTGTCCAGCAGCTCGATGAAGAACGGCATGTCCTCGCTGGGCCCGCGCTCGATCAGCGTCAGGACGAACTCCCCCTGTTCGAGGCTGACGAAGAAATTGCTGTTCTCTGTGCCGGCGGCGATGCCCTGGAAGTCGAGCAGACGACCCAGCGCGTACGGCGCCAGAAAGGTTTCCAGCTCAGGCCGGGTCACGGGGGTGAAGACTGACATGATGAAAAATTGCCCATACGGGCACTTCCGCCGGGAAGTGCCGGGTTGATGTGAACGGTGCGCGTCAGATTACCACTCGAAGATCTTCCAGGACGGAATCAGCATGTCCGGCTGGTCGGATCGAATGAAATTGCCATCAGAGCCATCGGCGCGTACCAGGAAATAAGGCTTGCCGTTTTTCGGCGTGATCTTGATCGCATACAGGAACCCGTTCTGCCGGTACTCCTGGATGGTTTTGTCGCCTTCCGTGCGAATGGTCACCTCGGGATCGGCCGAGGGGGCGTCGTCCGCCGCCAGGGTGACGACAGGCATGGTGGCCAACAGACCGAGCAGTAACAGGCGATTGAGTGTACGCATGATAACCTTGTCCCTTTGTCGTCAATGATTCTGGCTATTCTAGCGCCGGACCCGTCGAAAAGGTTGATTCTGCTCATGAGCCAAGCGCCCCTCGTCCTGGTGGACGGTTCCTCCTACCTGTACCGCGCCTTCCACGCGCTGCCGCCGTTGACTACCTCCAAAGGCATGCCGACCGGCGCGGTGAAGGGGGTGCTGAACATGCTCAAGAGCCTGCGCAAGCAATACCCCGACAGCCTGTTCGCGGTGGTGTTCGACGCCAAGGGTGGCACCTTCCGCGATGCCATGTTCGCCGAATACAAGGCCAACCGCCCAAGCATGCCGGACGACCTGCGGGTGCAGATCGAGCCGCTGCACGCCAGCGTCAAGGCGCTGGGCTACCCACTGCTGTGCGTCGAGGGGGTCGAGGCCGACGACGTGATCGGCACCCTGGCGCGCAGCAGCGCCGCGCTGGGCCGCCCGGTGATCATCTCGACCGGTGACAAGGACATGGCGCAGCTGGTGGACGGGCACATTACCTTGGTCAACACCATGACCGGAAGCGTGCTCGACGTGGCTGGCGTGCACGAGAAATTTGGCGTCGGCCCGGAACATATCATCGACTTCCTGGCGCTGATGGGCGACAAGGTCGACAACATTCCCGGTGTGCCGGGCGTGGGCGAAAAAACCGCGGTGGGCCTGCTGACCGGTATCGGCGGCGGCCTCAGCGACCTGTACGCCAACCTGGACAAGGTCCCGACGCTGGCCATTCGCGGCGCCAAGACCCTGCCGGCCAAGCTGGAAGAGCACCGCGACGCGGCGTTCCTGTCTTATGAGCTGGCTACCATCAAGGTCGACGTGCCCCTGGATATCGAAGTAGATGCCCTGGTGTGCGGCGAACCTGATCGCGACGCGTTGCTGGCGCTGTACACCGAGATGGAATTCAAGAGCTGGGTCGCCGAGGTGCAGCGTGACGCTGCCAAGGCCGGTGACGACATCGCGCCGATCGCGGAGCCGGTGGCCAAGACCGAGCCCAGGTACGAAACCATTCTCGACCAGCAACGTTTCGACTTCTGGCTGGAGAAGCTGCGTCAGGCGCCACTGTTTGCCTTCGACACCGAGACCACTGGCCTGGACGCACAGCAGGCGCAGCTTGTCGGCCTGTCGTTCGCCGTCGAGCCGCATGAAGCGGCCTATGTGCCGCTGGCCCACGACTATGAAGGCGCGCCGGTCCAGCTGGACCGCGCCGCCGTGCTGCTGGCGCTGAAGCCGCTGCTGGAAGACCCGGCCAAGGCCAAGGTCGGGCAGAACGCCAAGTACGACATCAACATCCTCGCCAATGGCTCGCCCGCCATCGAAATGCGCGGCGTTGCCTACGACACCATGCTCGAGTCGTACGTGCTGAACTCCACCGCCACCCGTCACGACATGGACAGCCTGGCACTGAAGTACCTCGACCACACCACCATCGCCTTCGAGGACATCGCCGGCAAGGGCGCCAAGCAGCTGACCTTCAACCAGATCCACCTGGACAAGGCCGGCCCCTACGCTGCCGAAGACGCCGACATCACCCTGCGCCTGCACCAAGCGCTGCAGGCGCGCCTGGCGCAGACGCCGAGCGTGCAGCCGGTGCTGATGGACATCGAGATGCCGCTGGTGCCGGTGCTGGCCAAGATCGAGCGCCAGGGGGCGCTGGTCGATGCCGCGCTGCTGCAGGTGCAGAGCGGTGAGCTGGGGGTGAAGATGGCCGAGCTGGAGCAGCGCGCCTATGAGCTGGCCGGTGAGGAGTTCAACCTCGGCTCGCCCAAGCAGCTGGGCGCGATCCTCTACGACAAGCTGGGCATGCCGGTGCTGAGCAAGACCACCAAGGGCCAGCCATCCACGGCAGAGGCGGTGCTCGACGAACTGGCCGAGCAAGGCTACCCGCTGCCGGAGGTACTGATGCAGTACCGCAGCCTGAGCAAGCTCAAGAGCACCTACACCGACAAGCTGCCGGGGCAGATCAACCCGCGCACCGGGCGTATCCACACCTCCTACCAGCAGGCGGTAGCGGCCACCGGCCGGCTGTCGTCCAGCGACCCGAACCTGCAGAACATCCCGATCCGCACTGCCGAAGGCCGGCGCATCCGTCAGGCCTTCGTCGCCAGCCCGGGCTACAAGCTGCTGGCGGCGGACTACTCGCAGATCGAGTTGCGCATCATGGCCCACCTGGCCAAGGACGAAGGCTTGCTGCATGCCTTCCGCAACGACCTGGACGTGCACCGCGCCACGGCGGCGGAAGTATTCGGCGTAGCCCTGGAAGACGTCACCACCGACCAGCGCCGCAGTGCCAAGGCCATCAACTTCGGCCTGATCTACGGCATGAGCGCCTTTGGCCTGGCCAAGCAGATCGGCGTCGACCGCAAGCAATCGCAGGATTACATCGACCGCTACTTCGCCCGCTACCCGGGCGTGCTGGCCTACATGGAGCGCACCCGCGCCCAGGCGGCGGAGCAAGGCTTTGTCGAAACCCTGTTCGGTCGCCGCCTGTACCTGCCGGATATCAATGCCAAGAACCCGGCCCTGCGCAAAGGCGCCGAGCGCACGGCGATCAACGCCCCGATGCAGGGCACTGCGGCCGATATCATCAAGCGGGCCATGGTCAATGTGGATAACTGGCTGAGCGAGAGCGGGCTGGACGCCCGGGTGATCCTGCAGGTACACGACGAACTGGTGCTGGAAGTGCGCGAGGACCTGGTGGAGCAGGTGAAAGATGAAATTCGCCAGCACATGAGCAAGGCCGCGCAGCTGGATGTACCGCTGCTGGTCGAGGCAGGAATTGGTGCGAATTGGGACGAAGCTCACTGATCGGGCGGGGAAAGCTGTGTAGGATCCGTGATGTAGGGATGCGGATCCTGGCACTGCTCAGTGCCAGTGGTGCTGAGGTTTCATGAAACTATCGCAAATAGTTTTCAGGGCTTTGGAACTAAACCGGTGAAGCGGAACTCAGAGTAACTGAATGGCTGGTGAAGCCTTTCGATGCTCCTATGTTGTGTTAAGTGTTGGCAGATATCTGGACCCCGCCCTAGCGGTCCGGACTTGGACCCCGAACTTCCCCCTCCCCATACGAAGTCCGGGGTTTTTTTTGCCCGGAATTTGACTTATGGCTAATAGAGAGCCCTGTGGGAGCGGGTTTACCCGCGAATGCGATGTCGGATGCACCGCCGCATTCGCGGGTAAACCCGCTCCCACAGGTTACGAGCAAACCTTCAAATGACTGGCTTGTCTTCCAGCTCCATCCAGTCTGCCAGCACTCGGTAGGCCTCTTCCACGCCCAGGCGCTTGGGCGCCGAGAACAGCTGGATGGTCACGCCGTCGCCCCAACCCTTGCGGATTTCCGACTGCACCTTGAGCAGAGTGTTCTTGCCCGCGCCGTGGGTCAGCTTGTCGGCCTTGGTCAGCAGGATGTGCATCGGCATGCTGCTGGCCTTGGCCCAGTCGAGCATCATCTTGTCGAAGTCGGTCATCGGGTGGCGCACGTCCATCATCAGGATCACGCCACGCAGGCACTCCCGGCTGCCCAGGTAGGCTTCCAAGTGTTTCTGCCAGTGCTGCTTGAGCGGAATCGGGACTTTTGCATAACCGTAGCCTGGCAGGTCGACCAAACGCCGTTCATCGTCCAGACTGAAGAAATTCAACAGCTGGGTGCGCCCGGGGGTTTTCGAGGTGCGCGCCAGGCTGGCATGAGTCAGGGTGTTGAGGGCGCTGGATTTGCCGGCGTTGGAGCGGCCGGCGAAAGCCACCTCGTAACCCTGGTCGTCCGGGCATTGTTCGACCTTGGCAGCGCTGAGGGCGAATTTGGCTTTCTGGCAGAGGCCGAGGATGGGGTTCTTGACTTGCATGGGATATCCGATGTGGGTGTTGCCTGACTCTATAGGCCCGAGCCTGGCAAGCGGTGTCGTTTCCGTTTGGATGGCGGAAGTATATAATGCCCCAGTTTTTGTGTGCTCATTCTCCCGGCGAAGGAGAACGGGCATGGGGTGTCGAACAATAGCTCGCGCAACAGAACGCAGCGCGGCCCCCAACCCTGAAGGTCGTTCCGCATGGCGAAATGGCTGCTTGCTGTCGGTATGTTCCTGCCGTTTTTCAGCGCACAGGCTACACAGGATCCCGAGGTGTTGTACAACCGCACGTGTGCGGCCTGTCACACCGGGCAGTTGCCACAGGCACCCAGGCAGGGTGACCGGGCAGCATGGGAGCCAAGGCTGGCGCAAGGCATGGATGTACTGGTGAAGCACGTGACCCAGGGTTTCAAGGCTATGCCGCCGCGTGGATTGTGCATGGACTGCAGTGCCGAGGACTACCGTTTGGTCATCCTTTGGATGAGTGGCAGTCCCGATACATAACATTTCACCCTTAGCCGTGTTGGATTAGCTGATGAACAAACTAGTCGTGAGTCTGCTGTTGACCTTGGGTGTCGCAGGTGCGGCCACTGCTGCGCAACCCGTCAAAGGCGATGCCGCCGCCGGCCAGGCCAAGACGGCCGTCTGTGGCGCCTGCCACAACCCCGACGGCAACAGCCTGGCACCGAACTTCCCGAAACTGGCCGGCCAAGGCCAGCGCTATCTCGAAAAACAAATGCACGATATCAAGTCGGGCAAGCGTACCGTACTGGAGATGACCGGCATGCTGGCCGCATTCAGCGACCAGGACCTGGCCGATATCGCCGCCTACTTCTCCAGCCAGAAAGGCAGCGTGGGCGCGGCCGATCCCAAGCTGGTCGAACGTGGCCGGGCGCTGTTCAACGGCGGCGACCTGGAAAAAGGCATGCCTGCCTGCACCGGCTGCCACTCGCCGAACGGCGCGGGTATCGCCCTGGCCGGCTTCCCGCACCTGGGCGGGCAGCATGCACAGTACGTGACCAAGCAGCTCACCGACTTCCGCGAAGGCAACCGCACCAACGATGGCGATGCCATGACCATGCGCACCATCGCCGGCAAGCTGAGCAACCACGACATCGAGGCGCTGGCCAGCTACATCCAGGGCCTGCACTGAGGCCCTTCGGCCGCCTGTGATGGCCCTATCGCCGGCAAGCCAGCTCCCATAGATGCTGCATATGGCTTGAGGTCGATGCGCTCGAGGTGGGAGCCGGCTTGCCGGCGATAGGGCCATCACAGGCGGTGCATTAACCTTCAGTTAATGTTGTAGGCCAATGATGAAAGGGCGGCCGGACCGCCCTTTTTTCCGTCCGCAGCCGTTACACTACAGAACTCGGCCCCTTCCCGGCCTGTCTCAGTGCAGGTCGCGTCGTGGCGACCAATGACTGCCCAGGAGTAAAGCATGCGTAAACTGATTCTCAGCGCCGCGCTGGTCGCTGCCAGCGTATTCGGTATGACTGCCGTCCAGGCCGCCGAGCCTGTCGCCGGCAAGGAATACCTCGAGCTGAGCAACCCTGTTCCGGTTTCCGTGCCTGGCAAGATCGAAGTGGTCGAGCTGTTCTGGTACGGCTGCCCACACTGCTACCACTTCGAGCCGACCATCAACCCGTGGGTCGAAAAACTGCCCAAGGACGTCAACTTCAAGCGCGTACCAGCCATGTTCGGTGGCCCATGGGACGCCCACGGCCAGATGTTCCTGACCCTCGAAGCCATGGGCGTCGAGCAGAAGGTACACGCCGCGGTGTTCGATGCCATCCAGAACCAGAAAAAGCGCCTGACCGACCCGCAGGACATGGCCGACTTCCTCGCCACTCAGGGCGTGGACAAGGACAAGTTCCTCGCCACCTTCAATTCGTTCGCCATCAAGGGCCAGGTCAACCAGGCCAAGGAACTGGCGAAAAAGTACGAGATCACCGGCGTACCGAGCATGGTGGTCAACGGCAAGTACCGCTTCGACCTGGGTACCGCCGGCGGGCCGGAAGGCGTACTGAACGTTGCCGACCAGCTGATCGCCAAGGAGCGCGCCGCTAAGTAAGCGGCGTAACCCATGCGCCGCTTCAGAACCGCGCGTGGCATTGGCCTGCACCAGCCGCAGGTCAACGAGCATCACCTGCACGCCCCTGGCCTGCCCGAGGATGGTCGTCTGCGGCTGCTCAGTTTCAACATCCAGGTGGGCATCAGCACCGAGCGCTACCGGCATTACGTGACCCGCAGCTGGCAGCACCTGCTGCCGCACAACGGGCGTGCAGGCAACCTGCAGAAGATTGGCCAACTGCTGGGCGACTTCGACCTGGTGGCCTTGCAGGAGGCCGATGGCGGCAGCCTGCGCTCGGGCTATGTCAACCAGGTCGAGCACCTTGCCCACCTGGGTGCCTTCCCCTACTGGTACCAGCAACTCAACCGCAACCTTGGGCGTTTTGCCCAGCACAGCAATGGCGTGCTCAGCCGCCTGAAGCCACAACTGCTCGAGGATCACCCATTGCCCGGCCCGGCTGGGCGTGGTGCGAT
Encoded here:
- the katE gene encoding catalase HPII, whose product is MPSKNTDAPKHSEAAGTQTPDRANTNAKLQSLEADRSDATGHALRTNQGVRIADNQNTLKAGDRGPSLLEDFIMREKITHFDHERIPERIVHARGTGAHGYFQSYGNHAELTKAGFLQDPEKITPVFVRFSTVQGPRGSADTVRDVRGFAVKFYTDEGNFDLVGNNMPVFFIQDAIKFPDFVHAVKPEPHNEIPTGASAHDTFWDFVSLVPESAHMVMWAMSDRAIPRSLRMMEGFGVHTFRLINAQGVASFVKFHWKPRQGVHSLLWDEAQKLAGKDADFQRRDLWEAIETGDYPEWELGVQIVPEADEHKFDFDLLDPTKIIPEELVPVTPLGKMILNRNPDNFFAEVEQVAFCPGHIVPGIDFTNDPLLQGRLFSYTDTQLSRLGGPNFHQIPVNRPVAPNHNNQRDALHQHVVHKGRASYEPNSIDGGWPKETPPAAQDGGFESYQERIDAHKIRQRSDSFGDHFSQARLFFQSMSPTEQQHIIKAYSFELGKVERETIRAREVNEILANIDLKLAAAVAANLGLPAPSAGTVQVKGSQLAQSPALSQMNHPGSVGIKGRKIAVLVADGVDAASVDKLVKALEAQSARPLLLGPTSAPVKAADGKQLPVDASMEGMPSIMFDGIVVPGGKASTDALATSGLAKHFLLEGYKHLKAIVLTKELLGSLGLKEDKGLLLGDEQKTVDAFVKAVEGHRVWEREAAAEAVPA
- a CDS encoding PA5502 family lipoprotein, whose amino-acid sequence is MKPFASRYLLVAAFSLFLAACSSAPVEQATAPAQADAWQQLQQNIASNELATAEDQLAALQAQAPDDARLEQYQRQLAEAYLQRSQIFLQKGDVNAAATALARARALMPQAPAVTGGDTVTQARKAELEKAEAALKAAEAKPKARIIDPAAPSTVVALKTTDSRAMRRQLDDIAADVVSYQCDVVFQVPRTEDAPWLKTLLEKRVRKIDSGFELKQKHEIQRSLPAQVVLVPHQR
- the znuB gene encoding zinc ABC transporter permease subunit ZnuB, coding for MADFLLYALLAGLSLALVAGPLGSFVVWRRMAYFGDTLSHAALLGVALGFALDVSPALAVTVGCLLLAILLVTLQQRQPLASDTLLGILAPSTLSLGLVVLSFMHDVRIDLMAYLFGDLLAISTTDLAWILGGSALVLLLLAALWRPLLAVTVHEELAMVEGLPVAGLRMALMLLIAVVIAVAMKIVGVLLITSLLIIPAAAAQRHARSPEQMALGASLLGVTAVCGGLAMSWFKDTPAGPSIVVCAAVLFLLSLALPKR
- the znuC gene encoding zinc ABC transporter ATP-binding protein ZnuC; the encoded protein is MSDALIRLEQVGVTFGGEAVLDSIDLSVAPGQIVTLIGPNGAGKTTLVRAVLGLLKPHRGKVWRKPKLRIGYMPQKIQVDATLPLSVLRFLRLVPGVDRAAALSALQEVGAEQVIDSPIQTISGGEMQRVLLARALLREPQLLVLDEPVQGVDVVGQTELYNLITRLRDRHGCGVLMVSHDLHLVMSATDQVVCLNRHVCCSGHPEQVSGDPAFVELFGQTAAPSLAIYHHHHDHSHDLHGSVVAPGTHVHGAHCKHG
- the zur gene encoding zinc uptake transcriptional repressor Zur, giving the protein MSITPLANRPHDHSHCVHSALAEADALCTRQGLRLTALRRRVLELVWQSHKPLGAYDILAVLSEQDGRRAAPPTVYRALDFLLENGLVHRIASLNAFIGCSHPEHLHQGQFLICRACHVAIELEQDSISDAIISSAKGVGFTVETQTVEVVGLCSNCRSAA
- a CDS encoding zinc ABC transporter substrate-binding protein → METLLCYLFLTTRVFTVSRFLVLFVAFIAFSAQADVRVLTSIKPLQQIAAAVQDGVGNPEVLLPPGASPHHYALRPSDVRRVGDADLLYWIGPDMEGFLPRVLGNRSKATVAVQALPGMKLRHFGEDSHSHEEEDHDDHDHDHRPGSLDAHLWLSSVNARVIAAKMAADLAQIDPANAARYQSNLKTFDERLDALDGRIKARVAGIAGKPYFVFHEAFDYFEAEYGLKHTGVFSVASEVQPGAQHVAAMRKRLQEVGKTCVFSEPPLRPRLAETLTAGLPVRLAELDALGGTDPVDGKGYERLLEKLGGDLVGCLEQL